The sequence ATCGCGGCCAGCCTGCTCGCCGGTTTGTTGCCGGCCTGGCGTGCCTGCCATATCGCTCCCGCCCTCCAGCTCAAGACCCTCTGAGGCATACACATGCAGCTACGCCATGTCCTTGCCGCATTGCCCCGACACAAGCTGGTCTGCCTGCTGGTGGCGGTCGAGATCGCGGTGGCCTTCGCGATCCTGTGCAACGCGATCTTCATCATCCGCGGACGCGTGCAGCAGATGCAGATCACCACCGGCATTGCCGAGGACGGCTTGATCTACATCCACAACGACGGCGTCGGCGATGACGCCAATGCGCCGCTGGTCGCCCGCAACCTGGCGGCGCTGCGCGGCCTGGGCGGCGTGCAGTCCGCGGTGGCGATGTTCCCGTTGCCGCTGGAGAACATGTCGATCAATTTCCGGCCGTGGCTGACCCCGGACATGAAGCTGCGCGGCCCGGCTGTCGGCATGTTCGTCGGCACACCGGGTTACCTGGACACGCTGGGGTTGAAGATCGTGCAGGGCCGCGATTTCAACGACGCGGAATACGACGGCATGGTTCAGACCTGGAAGACGCTGTCGCCAGCGGCGATCGTCACCCGCGACCTTGCCGACAAGCTGTGGCCCGGACAGAACCCGATCGGCAAGACATTCTGGCGCAGCCCGAGCCGCGGCTACACCGTGGTCGGCGTGGTCGAGCGGCTGGTGCGCGGCTACCTGCGCAAGGACTTCGTGCCGGAATACTCGGCGATGTTCCCGGTCAGGCCGGTGTCTTTCGTGTCGTCGCTCTACGTGATGCGGGTGGCGCCGTCCGATCGCGACCGGCTGCTGCGCGAGTCCTCGGACCTGCTGCTGAAACTCAACCCGGACATGCTGATCGACGCCAGCGGCAGCTATGCCGACATGCGTGCGGATTATTTCCGCCAGGACGCGTCGCTGGTGTGGCTGCTGGCCCTGGTCTGCGTGGCAATGCTGCTGGTGACCGCACTGGGCATCGCCGGGCTGGCCAATTTCTGGGTGCAGCAGCGTGGCCGCAGCATCGGCATACGGCGGGCCATCGGTGCCACCCGTGGCGACATCCTGCGCTACTTCCAGGCCGAGAATTTCCTGATCGTCGGTTTCGGCATCGCGCTGGGCGTGCTGCTGGCCTTCGTGCTCAACCTGCTGCTGATGACGCACTACGAACTGCCGCGCCTGCCGCTGTCCTACCTGCCGGTCGGCGCGCTGGTGCTGTGGGGGCTGGGGCAACTGGCGGTGCTCGGCCCGGCGTTACGCGCGGCGGCGGTGCCGCCGGTGGTGGCGACGCGGTCGACATGAGCAGCAAGCCGGGTATACGCGTGACCATAGTCATGGCAACCTTTCGGACCGGAGCGGCATCCATAGCCGCATGTGCAGAAAAAAGATGCGAACCGTACTGATCATCGACGACAACCCGGCCGTGGGCGAGGCGCTTTCGCTGGCCTTGTCGCTGCACGAGATCCGCCCGCTCGCCGCGCTGACGCCCGACGAAGGCCTGCTCGCGCTGGAGCGCGAGGCGGTCGACGTGGTGATCCAGGACATGAACTTCACCGCCGACACCACCTCGGGCGAGGAGGGCGTGGCGCTGTTCCGCGCGATCCGCGAGCGCCATCCGGACCTGCCGGTGATCCTGCTGACCGCGTGGACGCACCTGGAGACCGCGGTGGAGCTGGTCAAGGCCGGCGCCGCCGATTACCTGGCCAAGCCGTGGGACGACAACAAGCTGCTGGCCACGGTGGAGAACCTGCTGGAGCTGTCCGAGTCGACCCGCGAGGTGGCGCGCAGCCGGCTTGAGCGCCGCCAGCGGCGTGAGCACCTGCGCAGCAAGTTCGACCTCGATGGCCTGGTGTTCGCCTCCGAGGCGATGGGGCGCACGCTCAACCTGGCCTGCCAGGTGGCCCGTTCCGACGTGCCGGTGCTGATCACCGGTCCCAACGGCACCGGCAAGGAGCGCATCGCGGCGATCGTGCATGCGAACTCAGCGGTGAAGCGCGGCCCGTTCGTGGCGGTGAACTGCGGCGCGCTGCCCGGCGAACTGATCGAGGCGGAGCTGTTCGGCGCCGAGGCCGGCGCGTACACCGGTGCCAACAAGGCGCGCGAAGGGCGTTTCGAGCTGGCCGACGGCGGCACGCTGTTCCTGGACGAGATCGGCAACCTGCCGCTGCCCGGCCAGATGAAGCTGCTGCGCGTGCTGGAGACCGGTCAGTTCGAGCGGCTCGGTTCCGGCAAGACGCGGCAGGCCAAGGTGCGCGTGTTGAGCGCGACCAACGCCGACCTCAAGGCAATGATCCAGGCCGGCACCTTCCGCGAGGACCTGTACTACCGGCTCAACGTGATCGAGGTGAACCTGCCGCCGCTGAGCGAGCGCAACGACGACATCCTGCCGCTGGCCGAATTTTTCCTGGACGGTCGCGCCGAGCTCGGCGACGCCGCGCGCGAGGCCATGCTGGCCTACCCGTGGCCGGGCAATGTGCGCGAGCTGAAGAACGCGATCGAGCGCGCATCGCTGCTGGCCGGGGGCCAGCCGATCACCCCCGAGCTGCTGAACCTGCCGCAGTACGTGGCGATGGCCCCGGCGGCACGAAATCTGGACGAGCCCAGCCGCGAGGCGGTGGAAAGCGCACTGCACAAGGCCGATGGCGTGGTCAGCCGCGCGGCACAGAGCCTGGGCCTCTCGCGCCAGGCGCTGTATCGGCGGATGGAGCGCTACGGCCTGGCAACCACGGCTTGAGTGATCTGTGACGACGATGCTTGCCCCGACCCCGAAGGCGTAGAAAGATGAGTGCATGCATCCAGCAGGGGAGGCGTCATGCGATATCGCCGGATCATGCTTGTTGCCGCCTGGCTGACCGCCGGCGTGGCCATGGCGCAGGTGCCGTCAGTCTCCCGCGAGGCGTGGGCATGGCAGCCGGTCGCCGCCGCTGCGGTCGAGTACCGACTCGGCTCGCCGATGGTGCTGGCGGACGCCGGGAGCAGCCCGTTCCGCTTCAGCGATGGCCGCGAGCGCGACCTGGTGAACAAGCCGCCGCCACGTCCGATGGACCGGGCTGCCGTGCTCGGCACCGAGCGTGGCTGGGTGGGCGGGCGACCACCGCTCGATTGCGCGATGACACCGATCGACGCCAGGTGCCACTGAGCCGGCTTTTTCCCGCCGGGGAGAACAGCCAATGTGGCGTCGCCTGAATTCGCTGCAGGGGCGCCTGACCTTTTTGCTGGCGGTGGCCGGCCTGGCCGGCGCGCTGGTCTATGCCGGCGTCACCCAGTGGCCGCTGCCGCAGTTGCTGCTGTGGCTGCACAAGGACCTGTCGCTGTCGATCCGCGCGCCGATGCAGCTGGGCATCTACGGCGGCCTGCTGGCCAGCGTGGTGGTGCTGCTGCCACTGTCGTTCTGGCTGGCCGGTCGGGTGATGGCGCCGGTGAGTCGGCTGCTGCGCGCGCTGGAAGGCGCGGTGGCCAGCTACCGCGACGGTGATTTCAGCTTCTCGATCGCGGTGAACCGGCGCGACGAGCTGGGTGAGCTGATCCGCATGCACAACGCGCTGGGCCAGACCCTGCGCGAGCAGCGCCAGCACCTGGTGCAGCGTGAGCTGCTGCTCGACACGGTGGTGCAGAACACCCCGGTGGCGCTGGTGCTGACCGATGCGATCGGCAAGGTGGCCTACGCCAACATCGCCTCGCGGCACCTGTTCAACGAAGGCCGCAGCCTGGTCGGGCTGGACTTCGCCGAACTGCTGGCCGAGGCGCCCGAGGCGCTGCGCAAGGCGGTGGAGAGCGGCGAGGATGCCCTGCTCAGCGTGGAGATGGACGGCAGCGAGGAAACCTTCCACCTGTCGCAGCGCGCGTTCCGGCTGCAGGGCCGGCCGCACCGACTGCACCTGTTCCGGCGCATGACGCGCGAGCTGTCGCGGCAGGAAGTGGCGACCTGGAAGCGGGTGATCCGGGTGATCAGCCACGAGCTCAACAACTCGCTGGCGCCGATCACCTCGCTGGCGCACTCCGGCGCGGAGCTGGCCCGCCGCGGCCAGCTCGAGCGGTTGCCCGGCGTGTTCGCCACCATCGGCGAGCGCGCGCTGCACCTGCACCGCTTCATCGCCGGCTACGCCAGCTTCGCCAAGCTGCCCACGCCACAGCCGGTGGACATCGCGTGGAAGCCGTTTCTGGATGGGCTGGCGTTGCATTGCCAGTACCGCCTGGCAACACCGGCGCCGCAACGACCGGGGCATTTCGATGCAGTGCAGGTCGAGCAGGTGCTGATCAACCTGATCAAGAACGCGCACGAGTCGGGTGGGCCGGCGGACGAGGTCACGCTGTCGATCCAGGATGTCGGCAACGAGTTGCGCATCGAGGTGGCCGACCGCGGCCCCGGCATGAGCGAGACGGTGCTGGCGCAGGCATTGCTGCCGTTCTATTCGACCAAGCGTTCCGGCACCGGCCTGGGCCTGGCGCTGGCACGCGAGATCACCGAGGCGCACGGCGGCCGTGTGCTGCTGGCCAACCGCGAGGGCGGCGGCCTGCGGGTGAGCCTGCGCCTGCCGCAGTCGCGCTAGCCGTCGGCTCGCCTATACTCAAGCCTTCTTCAAGGAATGGGGGTAGGCAATGGGACAGCTTCTCGCGTTGGTCATCGTGGCCGTCGTCGTCATCGGCGTGGCCAAGCTGGTGCGCATCGTGCCGCAGGGTTTCGAGTGGACGGTGGAGACATTCGGCAAGTACACCCGCACGCTCAGCCCCGGGCTGCATTTCCTGATCCCGATCTACCAGGCGGTCGGGCGCAAGATCAACATGATGGAACAGGTGCTGGATGTGCCCAGCCAGGACGTCATCACCAAGGACAATGCCGTCGTGCGCGTCGACGGCGTGGTGTTCTACCAGGTGCTCGACGCCTCCAAGGCCGCCTACGAGGTGTCCAACCTGGAGCAGGCGTCGCTGGCGCTGATCATGACCAATATCCGCACCGTGCTCGGCTCGATGGACCTGGACGAGTCGCTGAGCCAGCGTGATGCAATCAACGCGAAGCTGCTCAAGGTGGTGGACGAGGCGACCCACCCGTGGGGCGTCAAGGTCAACCGCATCGAGATCAAGGATATCGCGCCGCCGCGCGACCTGGTCGATGCGATGGCGCGGCAGATGAAGGCCGAGCGCGAGAAGCGCGCGAACATCCTCGATGCCGAGGGCTTCCGCCAGGCGGCGATCCTCAAGGCCGAGGGCGAGAAGCAGTCGGTGATCCTGGCCGCCGAGGGCGAGAAGGAAGCGGCGTTCCGTGCCGCCGAGGCGCGCGAGCGTTCGGCCGAGGCCGAGGCGAAGGCGACCACGATGGTGTCCGACGCGATTGCCAACGGCAATGTCAACGCGCTGAACTACTTCGTCGCCAACAACTACGTCGAGGCGCTGAAGGCGATGGCCGCCTCGCCGAACCAGAAGATGCTGCTGCTGCCGATCGAGGCCACCGGCGTGATCGGCGCACTGGCCGGCATCGGCGAGCTGGCGAAGGAATCGCTCGGCCAGCAGCAGAAGACCGCGGCGATCCAGCCGCCGCTGCGCTGAGGGCACGCCGATGTGGGAGCTATCGACGCATTATCTGTGGTGGATCCTGGCGCTGCTGCTGATCGCCGGCGAGTTGCTGCTGCCCGGTTACTTCCTGCTGTGGATCGGACTGGCTGCTGCCGCGATGGGCGTGGTGCTGTGGATCGATCCGACGCTGGGCCTGCTGGTGCAGGCGGTGCTGTTCGGCCTGCTCGCGTTTGCCGCGTGCGTGGGTTATGCCCGCTGGCTGCGGCCGCGGCTTGAACGCCGCGCGCCCGGTGGCGAGCGCCTGAACCGCCGCGCCGAGCAGTTGATCGGTCAGCGCTACCAGCTGATCGAGCCGATCGTCAACGGCCGTGGCAAGGCCCGCGTGGGCGACGGCCAGTGGCTGGTCAGCGGGCCGGACCTGCCGCTGGGCGCCACGGTGGAGGTGGTTGCGGTGGAAGGCACCACGCTGCAGGTGCGCGCTGCGGCATGAGCGCGGGCGACGCCATCAGTCCACAGCAGTTCGCCACCACCGCGCCGGCCACGCGCATTGCATTCGTGCTGGAACTGGCGCGGCGGCTGCACCAGTACGGCACCTCGGCGCCGCGGCTGGAAATGGCGATCGCCGGCGCGGCGCAGCGGCTGGGACTGTCCGCCGACGTCTGGTCCAGCCCCACCGCAATCATCATCTCGTTCGCCGATCTGGCCCAGGGTGAGGAAGGCGTGGCGCAGACCACTCAGGTGATGCGGCTGGCACCCGGCGAGGTGAACCTGGAGCGGCTGTGCCAGGCCGACGACATCGCCGACCGCGCGATCGCCGGCGAGCTGGGCTTGCGCGAGGGCTTCCGCCTGCTGCGCGAGCTGGGCCGGCCCGACACGCGGCGCGAGAAGATCGGCTCGATCGCCAGCTACGGGCTGTCCGCGGCCAGCATCGCGGCGCTGTTCCTGCACAGTTCCTGGGTGGACCTGGTGGTGGCCGGTGTGATCGGTGCGGGCATCGGCGGGATCACCCTGCTGGCCGGTAGCCGGCCGCGGCTGGCGGTGGCCAGTGATGCGATCTGCGCGCTGGTGGCGACCACGGTGGCGATCGTGGTGAGTGCACTGGTGGTGCCGCTGGCGATCAGGTCGGTGGTGCTGGCCAGCCTGATCATCCTGGTGCCGGGCATGTCGCTGACCAACGCGGTGCGCGAGATCTCCAGCGGGCACCTGGTGTCCGGCATGGCGCGCATGGGCGGCGCCATGTCGACCCTGCTCAAGCTCACCTTCGGCACCATCGCGGCGACCCAGCTGTGCGCCGCGGTGGGCATCACGGCACGTGACTTCGCGCTGCCGGCACTGCCGGCCTGGACTGATTACCCGGCGCTGCTGGTCGCGGCGATCGCGTTCGCCATCCTGTTCCGCGCCGCCCGGCGCGACTGGCCGGTGGTGATCGTGGCGGTGGTAGTGGGCTATCTGGCCACGCGCTGGGGCGGAGCGATCTCCGGCTCGCTGCCGGGCGCACCGGTGGGGGTGTTCCTGGGCGGGTTGCTGCTGGGCGCGCTGGCGAACGTCTACGCGCGCTTCGCGCACCGCCCGGGTGCGGTCATCCGCGAGCCGGGCATCCTGTTGCTGGTGCCGGGCAGCGTGGGCTTTCGCAGCGTGTCGTTTCTGCTCGAACGCGATACCACGCTGAGCGTGGATACCGGCCTGCTGCTGGTGACCCTGCTGGTGTCGCTGGTGGCGGGGCTGATGTTCGGCGACCTGCTGGTTTCGCCCCGGAGATCTCTTTAAATCAAAAGTGGCCGAAGACGCGGACGATGTCGTTTGCCCTGCACGTCAGGACAACGAGACTGCACGGCACGCTGGCCTCCTCCCCTGCAACGCAGGGGAGGATTGAGGAGGGGTTGCTCTTGGTTTGGACAAGATCAAAAGCTACCTCCCCCTGCCTTGCAGGAGGAGGAACCGGTATGTGCCGGCTCGCACCAAATGGATGCGGCATTGCCTCGAACCAACAAAAAACGCCGGCACAAAGCCGGCGTTTTCATTGCAGCAGTGGAGCGGCAGTCAGATCGCCAGATCCTTTTCCTTCTTGCCGGCCTTCAATGCGTCGTTGAACCAGTGCGGACGCTTGCCGCGGCCGGACCAGGTCTGCGCGGGATTGGCCGGGTTGCGGTATTTCGGCGCCACCGTGCCGGTGCTGCGCTTGGCCTTGCCGCGCGCGCTGCCGAAGATGTCTTCGAAGGTATAACCCTCGGCTTTGATCAGCGCATGCACTTTCTCGCGCAGCTTGACGACTTTTTCCTTGCGCAGTTCATTCTGGCGAACCTGCGCCTTGCTGATCAGGTCGTTGAGCTGGTTGTGATTGAGGTTCTTGATGTCGACGGCCATGATGGACTCCCGGGTAAGTATCGGCAATTAAATGGTCTGGCCATTATGAGGAACGAAGCCTGACGCATTGGAAGCTGGTGCAGTCGCGATTCTCGCTGATCTGCGGAATCCTTGTAAAGTGCGATGCAATCCGTGAAGGGGATTTCACATTAAGAATGATTAATAATGTGACCGGTTTTGAATTAGTCGCGCCCATTGATTTCCTCACGGAAAATGCAGAAACGGCCGCACTGGGCGGCCGTTTCGGTTAATGCGGATATGGCGGGCTCAGCCGAGCAAGGCAATCAATTCATCCTCGTTCAAAGAGCGGCTTTCGCTGTCCCCGCGGCCGCGATATTCCAGGGTGCCCGCGGCCAGCCCGCGCTCGCTGACCACCACGCGGTGCGGGATGCCGATCAGCTCCATGTCGGCGAACATGCTGCCGGCGCGCACGCCGCGATCGTCCAGCACCGCCTCGATGCCGCGCTGGCCCAGGGCCTGGTACAGCGACTCGGCGGCTGCGCTGACGGCGGGTGAGTTCTTCGGGTTGATCACGCACACCGCTACCCGCCATGGCGCCATCGCCTCCGGCCAGAGGATGCCGGCTTCGTCGTGGCGCTGCTCGATCGCGGCGGCGACGATGCGGCTGACGCCGATGCCGTAGCAGCCCATGGTCATCACCTGCGGCTTGCCGGTTTCGTCCACCACGGTGGCGCCGAGCGCCTCGGCGTACTTCGTGCCCAGCTGGAACACGTGGCCGACCTCGATGCCACGGGCGATATGCAGCACGCCCTTGCCATCGGGCGACAGGTCGCCCTCGATCACGTTGCGCAGGTCGGCGATGCGGGTCACGCGTGCGTCGCGCTCCCAGTTCGCCCCGGTGCAGTGCGTGCGGTCGGCATTGCCGCCGCAGACGAAGTCGGCAAGTACCGCGGCATCACGGTCGACGATCACCGGGATCGACGCCGGCAGCCCGACCGGGCCGATGAAGCCGGGGCGGGTGCCGGTGGCGGCGAGGATTTCTTCCTCGCTGGCAAGCACCGACTCGTCCGGCAGTTCGACGAGCTTGCCGGCCTTCACTTCATTGATCTGATGGTCGCCGCGCAGGCACAGCGCCACCAGGCCGTCGCGGCCGCGCACCAGCAGCGTCTTCACGCATTGCTGCGGGCTGACCTTGAGGAAGGCGGCAACGTCCTCGATGGTCTTCTGGGTGGGCGTATCGACCCGCACCAACGCGGCCGCGGGAGCAGGGCGCGCCGCACTCGGCGCCAGCGCCTCGGCCTTTTCGAGGTTCGCGGCGTAATCGGAGCCGTCGGAAAACGCTATGGCATCCTCGCCGGAATCGGCCAGCACCTGGAATTCGTGGCTGGCATTGCCGCCGATGGCGCCGGTATCGGCCTGCACCGCGCGGAAGGTCAACCCCAGGCGGGTGAAAATGCGCACATAAGCCTGGTACATCGCGGCGTAGGTCTCGGCCAGCGATTCCTGGGTCAGGTGAAACGAATAGGCATCCTTCATCAGGAATTCGCGTGCGCGCATCACGCCGAAACGCGGGCGGATCTCGTCGCGGAACTTGGTCTGGATCTGGTAGAAGTTGACCGGCAGCTGCTTGTAGCTTTTCAGCTCGTTGCGGGCAAAGTCGGTAACCACTTCCTCGTGGGTCGGGCCGTAGCAGAATTCCTGGCCCTTGCGATCCTTGATTTTCAGCAACTGGCCGCCGAATTTCTCCCAGCGGCCGGTTTCTTCCCACAGTTCCCGCGGCTGCACCGACGGCATCAGCATTTCGATCGCGCCAGCGCGGTCCATTTCCTCGCGCACGATGTTTTCCACCTTGCGCAGCACGCGCAGGCCCAGCGGGCTCCAGGTATACAGGCCGGAGGCGAGCTTGCGGATCATGCCGGCGCGCAGCATCAGCCGGTGGCTGGCGATTTCGGCGTCGGCGGGGACTTCCTTGACGGTGGCCAGGTGGAATTGGCTGAGGCGCATGCGGGTGGTTCCGGCGGATTGAAGACGCCTATTGTAGCGGCCTGCCGTCGCCGGCACCGGCCCGGCCGCCGCCGCGCCATGGCGTGAGGGCGATCAGTTCCTGCAGTACTGGTCGTATTGCGCCTGGGTCGAAACGGTCTTTTGCTTGCGCTCGTCGCCGCCCAGGGCCACGGATTTGCCATCCTGCTGCATCACCACCGGGCCGCCGCCCTGCAGCGCGGCGAGGTTGGCTTTCAGCGAGGCACACAGCTTGCTGCGGTTTTCCGGCGTGTCGGCCGCTGGCTTGGCGGGTTCGGCCGCGGATTCACTGCGGCTGGCCGTGGTGCTGGGGGCCGGGGCAGCCAGCGGCTCGGCCGTGCCGGTGGTGGTCACCTTCACGAACTTGGTGCCCTGTGCCGGTGGCGCTTCCGAGTAGTGCACGGTGCCGCTGGCATCCGTCCACTTGTAGACCTGGGCGGCGGCCAGTGGGGCCAGCAACAGCAGCGCCACGGCAATCAGCGAACGATGCATGGTGTTCTCCATTTTGCAGGGGAATGACGGTTCACCTTGTTATCACTCCGGCGGGCCGGACTCAAGCAGTCGATGGTTTACACTGCGCGCATCCTGTCACGGTCTTGATTCATGAGTGAGCCATTGCCCGCCCGCCCACCCCGTCACCGGGGTATTTACCTGCTGCCGAACCTGTTCACCACGGGAGCGATGTTCGCGGGTTTCTACGCGATCATCGCCAGCATCGGCGGCCGTTACACCGAGGCGGCGGTGGCGGTGTTCATTGCCGCGCTGCTGGACGGCATGGACGGGCGCGTGGCGCGGATGACCGGCACCCAGACCGAGTTCGGCGTGCAATACGACTCGTTGTCCGATCTGGTCAGCTTCGGCCTGGCACCGGCGCTGGTGATGTATACGTGGTCGCTGTCGGCACTGCGCGATTTCGGCCCGCTGTGGGGCAAGCTGGGCTGGGCCGCCGCGTTCATCTACGCCGCCTGCGCCGCGTTGCGGCTGGCACGCTTCAATACCCAGGTCGGCGTGGCCGACAAGCGCTATTTCCAGGGGCTGGCCAGCCCGGCGGCGGCGGCGGTGTGCATGTCGTTCGTGTGGAGCGTGGACAAGTTCGGCCTGGCCGGCAGCGATTTCTGTTTCGTCACGCCGGTGATCGCGATCGTGGTCGGCCTGCTGATGGTCAGCCGCTTCCGCTATTTCAGTTTCAAATCGTTGCCGACGGGCGATCGCCAGCGCGTGCCGTTCGTGTGGATGGTGGTCGCGGTGCTGCTGCTGGCCTTGCTGATCCTGGATACGCCGCGCGTGCTGTTCGTCGGCTTCACGCTCTATCTGTTGTCCGGCCCGGTGTGGACGATCTGGAGCCTGGCCACGCACCGGCGCCGGTCGCGGCGCAGCGCGGCATGAGCGCCCCGGCACGCCAGCATGCCGACGCCGGTCATCGCGCCCGCGTGTTGCGCGCGCTGGGCGTGACGCCGTGGCAACTACGGGTGGCGGCGCCGGAATACGCGGCTTCCGCCGCCCCTGACATGGCGGCGGGCGTGGCCTGCGTGGTGGTGTTGCCGCCGGGCTGCAGCGCGCGCGAGCTTGACCTGATCGGACGCGCCCTGAATGCGTGCGGCGCTGCACTGGCGCGTGCCGCGCGGGTCACGGCGAGCGACGGCCAGCTGGCCGCGGGCGTGCCCGAGGCGCAGGCCTACCTGGTGTTCGGCGAAGCGCAGGCGCATGCGCTGGGTCGCGCGCTGCCGGCGGCAGTGATGCACCAGGCGCAGATCGTGCTGGCCGACGAACCGGCGCTGGTGCTG is a genomic window of Rhodanobacter thiooxydans containing:
- a CDS encoding ABC transporter permease: MQLRHVLAALPRHKLVCLLVAVEIAVAFAILCNAIFIIRGRVQQMQITTGIAEDGLIYIHNDGVGDDANAPLVARNLAALRGLGGVQSAVAMFPLPLENMSINFRPWLTPDMKLRGPAVGMFVGTPGYLDTLGLKIVQGRDFNDAEYDGMVQTWKTLSPAAIVTRDLADKLWPGQNPIGKTFWRSPSRGYTVVGVVERLVRGYLRKDFVPEYSAMFPVRPVSFVSSLYVMRVAPSDRDRLLRESSDLLLKLNPDMLIDASGSYADMRADYFRQDASLVWLLALVCVAMLLVTALGIAGLANFWVQQRGRSIGIRRAIGATRGDILRYFQAENFLIVGFGIALGVLLAFVLNLLLMTHYELPRLPLSYLPVGALVLWGLGQLAVLGPALRAAAVPPVVATRST
- a CDS encoding sigma-54-dependent transcriptional regulator; this encodes MRTVLIIDDNPAVGEALSLALSLHEIRPLAALTPDEGLLALEREAVDVVIQDMNFTADTTSGEEGVALFRAIRERHPDLPVILLTAWTHLETAVELVKAGAADYLAKPWDDNKLLATVENLLELSESTREVARSRLERRQRREHLRSKFDLDGLVFASEAMGRTLNLACQVARSDVPVLITGPNGTGKERIAAIVHANSAVKRGPFVAVNCGALPGELIEAELFGAEAGAYTGANKAREGRFELADGGTLFLDEIGNLPLPGQMKLLRVLETGQFERLGSGKTRQAKVRVLSATNADLKAMIQAGTFREDLYYRLNVIEVNLPPLSERNDDILPLAEFFLDGRAELGDAAREAMLAYPWPGNVRELKNAIERASLLAGGQPITPELLNLPQYVAMAPAARNLDEPSREAVESALHKADGVVSRAAQSLGLSRQALYRRMERYGLATTA
- a CDS encoding sensor histidine kinase, encoding MWRRLNSLQGRLTFLLAVAGLAGALVYAGVTQWPLPQLLLWLHKDLSLSIRAPMQLGIYGGLLASVVVLLPLSFWLAGRVMAPVSRLLRALEGAVASYRDGDFSFSIAVNRRDELGELIRMHNALGQTLREQRQHLVQRELLLDTVVQNTPVALVLTDAIGKVAYANIASRHLFNEGRSLVGLDFAELLAEAPEALRKAVESGEDALLSVEMDGSEETFHLSQRAFRLQGRPHRLHLFRRMTRELSRQEVATWKRVIRVISHELNNSLAPITSLAHSGAELARRGQLERLPGVFATIGERALHLHRFIAGYASFAKLPTPQPVDIAWKPFLDGLALHCQYRLATPAPQRPGHFDAVQVEQVLINLIKNAHESGGPADEVTLSIQDVGNELRIEVADRGPGMSETVLAQALLPFYSTKRSGTGLGLALAREITEAHGGRVLLANREGGGLRVSLRLPQSR
- a CDS encoding SPFH domain-containing protein, whose amino-acid sequence is MGQLLALVIVAVVVIGVAKLVRIVPQGFEWTVETFGKYTRTLSPGLHFLIPIYQAVGRKINMMEQVLDVPSQDVITKDNAVVRVDGVVFYQVLDASKAAYEVSNLEQASLALIMTNIRTVLGSMDLDESLSQRDAINAKLLKVVDEATHPWGVKVNRIEIKDIAPPRDLVDAMARQMKAEREKRANILDAEGFRQAAILKAEGEKQSVILAAEGEKEAAFRAAEARERSAEAEAKATTMVSDAIANGNVNALNYFVANNYVEALKAMAASPNQKMLLLPIEATGVIGALAGIGELAKESLGQQQKTAAIQPPLR
- a CDS encoding NfeD family protein; the protein is MWELSTHYLWWILALLLIAGELLLPGYFLLWIGLAAAAMGVVLWIDPTLGLLVQAVLFGLLAFAACVGYARWLRPRLERRAPGGERLNRRAEQLIGQRYQLIEPIVNGRGKARVGDGQWLVSGPDLPLGATVEVVAVEGTTLQVRAAA
- a CDS encoding threonine/serine ThrE exporter family protein — encoded protein: MSAGDAISPQQFATTAPATRIAFVLELARRLHQYGTSAPRLEMAIAGAAQRLGLSADVWSSPTAIIISFADLAQGEEGVAQTTQVMRLAPGEVNLERLCQADDIADRAIAGELGLREGFRLLRELGRPDTRREKIGSIASYGLSAASIAALFLHSSWVDLVVAGVIGAGIGGITLLAGSRPRLAVASDAICALVATTVAIVVSALVVPLAIRSVVLASLIILVPGMSLTNAVREISSGHLVSGMARMGGAMSTLLKLTFGTIAATQLCAAVGITARDFALPALPAWTDYPALLVAAIAFAILFRAARRDWPVVIVAVVVGYLATRWGGAISGSLPGAPVGVFLGGLLLGALANVYARFAHRPGAVIREPGILLLVPGSVGFRSVSFLLERDTTLSVDTGLLLVTLLVSLVAGLMFGDLLVSPRRSL
- a CDS encoding H-NS family nucleoid-associated regulatory protein, producing the protein MAVDIKNLNHNQLNDLISKAQVRQNELRKEKVVKLREKVHALIKAEGYTFEDIFGSARGKAKRSTGTVAPKYRNPANPAQTWSGRGKRPHWFNDALKAGKKEKDLAI
- a CDS encoding proline--tRNA ligase; translation: MRLSQFHLATVKEVPADAEIASHRLMLRAGMIRKLASGLYTWSPLGLRVLRKVENIVREEMDRAGAIEMLMPSVQPRELWEETGRWEKFGGQLLKIKDRKGQEFCYGPTHEEVVTDFARNELKSYKQLPVNFYQIQTKFRDEIRPRFGVMRAREFLMKDAYSFHLTQESLAETYAAMYQAYVRIFTRLGLTFRAVQADTGAIGGNASHEFQVLADSGEDAIAFSDGSDYAANLEKAEALAPSAARPAPAAALVRVDTPTQKTIEDVAAFLKVSPQQCVKTLLVRGRDGLVALCLRGDHQINEVKAGKLVELPDESVLASEEEILAATGTRPGFIGPVGLPASIPVIVDRDAAVLADFVCGGNADRTHCTGANWERDARVTRIADLRNVIEGDLSPDGKGVLHIARGIEVGHVFQLGTKYAEALGATVVDETGKPQVMTMGCYGIGVSRIVAAAIEQRHDEAGILWPEAMAPWRVAVCVINPKNSPAVSAAAESLYQALGQRGIEAVLDDRGVRAGSMFADMELIGIPHRVVVSERGLAAGTLEYRGRGDSESRSLNEDELIALLG
- a CDS encoding DUF4124 domain-containing protein, which encodes MHRSLIAVALLLLAPLAAAQVYKWTDASGTVHYSEAPPAQGTKFVKVTTTGTAEPLAAPAPSTTASRSESAAEPAKPAADTPENRSKLCASLKANLAALQGGGPVVMQQDGKSVALGGDERKQKTVSTQAQYDQYCRN
- a CDS encoding CDP-alcohol phosphatidyltransferase family protein, which translates into the protein MSEPLPARPPRHRGIYLLPNLFTTGAMFAGFYAIIASIGGRYTEAAVAVFIAALLDGMDGRVARMTGTQTEFGVQYDSLSDLVSFGLAPALVMYTWSLSALRDFGPLWGKLGWAAAFIYAACAALRLARFNTQVGVADKRYFQGLASPAAAAVCMSFVWSVDKFGLAGSDFCFVTPVIAIVVGLLMVSRFRYFSFKSLPTGDRQRVPFVWMVVAVLLLALLILDTPRVLFVGFTLYLLSGPVWTIWSLATHRRRSRRSAA